In the genome of Pseudostreptobacillus hongkongensis, the window CTTTAAAACTAGAGAATATGAAAAATCTTTAGAATATGCTTTATATAACTTATTAAATCATATAGGTAATAGACATAATATTTTATTTGAGGGTAAAAAAGAAGTTAAAAA includes:
- a CDS encoding F0F1 ATP synthase subunit gamma; translation: KEIKARINSINNSKQITSAMNIVSSTKFKKFQVLTFKTREYEKSLEYALYNLLNHIGNRHNILFEGKKEVK